The Candidatus Equadaptatus faecalis genome contains a region encoding:
- the thpR gene encoding RNA 2',3'-cyclic phosphodiesterase, whose translation MGCCVPQFAGELIRSFICIEIPDGPRAKLAAWAEEQRGLGGGIRWLKAETLHITLKFCGERPQELVDALAKRLAEMKKCGSFEISLKGVGGFPKLEKARIIWTGIEGETEKLCALAKNAARLAESYGMDREEKAFTPHVTLGRRTEFGALPENVVSALRNNALRLAPWTVDEIVLMRSRLLPSGAQYTPIKRFKI comes from the coding sequence ATGGGCTGCTGCGTTCCGCAGTTTGCAGGGGAACTTATCCGCAGCTTTATATGTATAGAAATTCCGGACGGCCCCCGTGCAAAGCTTGCAGCGTGGGCGGAAGAACAGCGCGGACTGGGCGGCGGAATACGCTGGCTTAAAGCGGAAACGCTGCATATAACGCTGAAATTCTGCGGGGAACGTCCGCAGGAACTCGTTGACGCGCTTGCGAAAAGACTTGCGGAAATGAAAAAATGCGGTTCGTTTGAAATATCTCTTAAAGGCGTCGGCGGCTTCCCGAAGCTTGAAAAAGCCAGAATAATATGGACAGGCATAGAGGGCGAAACGGAAAAACTCTGCGCACTTGCCAAAAACGCGGCGCGGCTTGCAGAAAGCTACGGAATGGACAGGGAAGAAAAAGCGTTCACCCCGCACGTCACGCTCGGAAGAAGAACCGAATTCGGAGCCTTGCCGGAAAACGTTGTCAGCGCTCTCAGAAACAACGCTCTGAGACTTGCTCCGTGGACTGTTGACGAAATTGTCCTCATGCGCAGCAGACTTCTTCCGTCAGGTGCGCAATACACGCCGATAAAACGTTTCAAAATTTAA
- a CDS encoding CinA family protein, protein MTPETLELAEKLVSRAAERGVTLCAAESCTGGLIGASITSVSGASEIFYGSAVTYHNSAKENILGVMPSVLKKYGAVSPQCAIEMARGARLLYKADFSVSVTGIAGPSGGSEEKPVGTVWFGCSSQNGTCSYVCHFDGDRQKIREASAAEALKILLGRIK, encoded by the coding sequence ATGACGCCAGAAACCCTTGAGCTTGCGGAAAAACTTGTCAGCCGTGCCGCTGAACGCGGCGTTACGCTCTGCGCGGCTGAGTCCTGCACTGGCGGACTGATAGGCGCCTCGATAACCTCAGTTTCCGGCGCTTCTGAAATATTTTACGGCTCTGCCGTAACCTACCACAACAGCGCAAAGGAAAACATACTCGGCGTAATGCCGTCGGTGCTTAAAAAATACGGCGCGGTTTCGCCGCAGTGCGCGATAGAAATGGCGCGCGGGGCAAGGCTGCTTTACAAAGCCGATTTTTCGGTTTCGGTAACAGGGATTGCGGGGCCGTCAGGCGGCAGCGAAGAAAAGCCTGTCGGAACGGTATGGTTCGGCTGCTCGTCGCAGAATGGCACGTGTTCTTACGTCTGTCATTTTGACGGTGACAGACAGAAAATTCGCGAGGCCTCCGCGGCTGAAGCTCTGAAAATTCTTCTCGGGAGGATAAAATAA
- a CDS encoding phosphatidylglycerophosphatase A, with product MTEITKAVKSWYGMIATFFTLGCFSRMPGTVGSMAACVIWLAFGGVPCWAILLVIVLGCIAADKYEKESGRTDPGECVIDEVAGYWISAYGLGMNFAVVALFAFRIIDILKPFPVNKAEKLPGGIGIMADDIVGGVIVNLLLRLLYSFFVQGGMQTLLGVVK from the coding sequence ATGACTGAAATTACAAAGGCGGTTAAAAGCTGGTACGGAATGATAGCAACGTTTTTCACGCTCGGCTGTTTCTCGCGAATGCCTGGAACCGTAGGTTCAATGGCTGCGTGTGTTATATGGCTGGCGTTCGGAGGAGTTCCTTGCTGGGCAATTTTGCTTGTTATCGTTCTCGGCTGCATTGCCGCTGACAAATACGAAAAGGAAAGCGGCCGCACAGACCCGGGCGAATGTGTTATAGACGAGGTTGCCGGCTACTGGATTTCAGCGTACGGTCTTGGAATGAATTTCGCGGTTGTCGCGCTTTTCGCGTTCAGAATAATAGACATACTCAAGCCGTTCCCCGTGAACAAAGCTGAAAAACTTCCGGGCGGTATCGGCATTATGGCTGACGATATAGTCGGCGGCGTTATAGTCAATCTTCTGCTCAGGCTCCTTTACAGCTTCTTTGTTCAGGGCGGAATGCAGACTTTGCTGGGTGTTGTGAAATGA